A stretch of the Aegilops tauschii subsp. strangulata cultivar AL8/78 chromosome 4, Aet v6.0, whole genome shotgun sequence genome encodes the following:
- the LOC109738561 gene encoding transport inhibitor response 1-like protein, which yields MSEEDEDQAGAPPKRPRAASPPPPPPPPPPDQVLDNVLETVLQFLRAPGDRGAASLVCRSWHRAESATRASVAVRNILAASPARAARRFPNAHHILLKGRPRFADFNLLPPGWAASAFRPWAAALAAAAFPALRSLSLKRITVTDDDLDLLARSLPPSFRELSLLLCDGFSSRGLASLASHCRGLRVLDVVDCELNEEEDDEVSDWVAAFPRGHTDLESLSFECFTPQVPFAALEALVARSPRLRRLRVNQHVSLGQLRRLMALTPRLTHLGTGSFRPGDGAEDEGLDFGQMLTAFAAAGRANSLVSLSGFRDLAPEYLPTIATVAANLTSMDLSYAPVNPDQVLLFIGQCRSLETLWVLDSVRDEGLQAVAMCCKKLQVLRVLPLDAHEDADELVSEVGLTAISEGCRDLRSILYFCQRMTNAAVISMSHNCPELKVFRLCIMGRHRPDHVTGEPMDEGFGAIVRNCSKLTRLSTSGHLTDRAFEYIGNYGSSLRTLSVAFAGDSDLALQHILQGCSKLEKLEIRDCPFGDAGLLSGMHHFYNMRFVWMSGCSLTLQGCQEVARQLPRMVVELINSQPEIEKTDGVDILYMYRSLEGPREDVPPFVKIL from the exons ATGTCCGAGGAGGACGAGGACCAGGCGGGGGCGCCGCCCAAGCGGCCGCGCGCGgcgtcgccgcctcctcctcctccgccgccgccgcccgaccagGTGCTCGACAACGTGCTCGAGACGGTGCTGCAGTTCCTCCGGGCCCCGGGCGACCGTGGCGCGGCCTCCCTCGTCTGCCGCTCCTGGCACCGCGCCGAGTCCGCCACCCGCGCCTCCGTCGCCGTCCGCAACATCCTCGCCGCCTCCCCGGCCCGCGCCGCGCGCCGCTTCCCCAACGCGCACCACATCCTGCTCAAGGGCCGCCCCCGCTTCGCCGACTTCAACCTCCTGCCCCCCGGCTGGGCCGCCTCCGCCTTCCGCCCCTgggccgccgccctcgccgccgccgccttccccgcGCTCCGCTCCCTCTCCCTCAAGCGCATCACCGTCACCGACGACGACCTCGACCTCCTCGCCCGCTCCCTCCCGCCCTCCTTCCGCGagctctccctcctcctctgcgACGGCTTCTCCTCCCGcggcctcgcctccctcgcctccCATTGCAG AGGGCTGCGTGTGCTCGACGTGGTGGACTGCGAGCtcaacgaggaggaggacgacgaggtgTCGGACTGGGTGGCGGCGTTCCCGCGCGGGCACACCGACCTCGAGTCCCTCTCCTTCGAGTGCTTCACCCCGCAGGTACCCTTCGCCGCGCTCGAGGCTCTCGTGGCGCGCtcgccgcgcctccgccgcctgcGCGTCAACCAGCACGTCTCGCTCGGGCAGCTGCGCCGGCTCATGGCGCTCACGCCCCGCCTCACGCACCTCGGCACGGGCTCGTTCCGGCCAGGGgacggcgccgaggacgaggggCTCGACTTCGGCCAGATGTTGACCGCCTTCGCGGCGGCCGGCCGGGCCAACTCGCTGGTCTCGCTGTCCGGCTTCCGCGATCTCGCGCCGGAGTACCTGCCGACCATTGCCACGGTGGCCGCCAACTTAACCAGCATGGACCTGAGCTACGCCCCTGTCAACCCCGACCAGGTCCTGCTCTTCATCGGGCAATGCCGCAGCCTTGAGACGCTATGG GTGCTCGACTCAGTGCGCGACGAGGGGCTCCAAGCCGTGGCGATGTGCTGCAAGAAGCTCCAGGTTCTCCGCGTGCTCCCATTGGACGCGCACGAGGATGCCGACGAGCTGGTGTCGGAGGTCGGGCTCACCGCCATCTCCGAGGGCTGCCGTGACCTTCGGTCCATTCTCTACTTCTGCCAGAGGATGACCAACGCCGCCGTCATCTCCATGTCGCACAACTGCCCTGAGCTGAAGGTGTTCCGGCTGTGCATAATGGGGAGGCACCGGCCAGACCACGTGACGGGGGAGCCGATGGACGAAGGGTTCGGCGCCATTGTCCGCAACTGCAGCAAGCTCACCAGGCTCTCCACGTCCGGGCACCTGACGGATCGAGCATTCGAGTACATCGGCAACTACGGCAGCTCCCTGCGGACGCTCTCCGTGGCGTTCGCCGGAGACAGTGATCTGGCGCTGCAGCACATCCTCCAGGGCTGCTCCAAGCTGGAGAAGCTCGAGATAAGGGACTGCCCGTTCGGCGACGCCGGCCTGCTCTCCGGCATGCACCATTTCTACAACATGCGGTTCGTCTGGATGTCGGGCTGCAGCCTGACGCTGCAGGGctgccaggaggtggcgcggcaGCTCCCACGGATGGTGGTGGAGCTGATAAACAGCCAGCCTGAGATCGAGAAGACAGACGGCGTCGACATCTTATACATGTATCGGTCGCTGGAGGGGCCAAGGGAGGATGTTCCACCATTTGTGAAGATCCTGTGA